TCGAGCACGTGGCAGCTCCATGAATGGCTTACAGAATAGGAAAGAAATATCATGAACTAGTGTGGACTGTGGACACCCATGAGGTACATGTGAAAGTATTGTGCaggatttaaattttaaatgtatttttcaaGTTTCCATGATTAAAAggtatataaaaatttattaatatcaAGAATATATGGCAGTAGAGCTTCAGTATGGTATTACAAGACATAAAAACCTAGTTTGCAATTAATATGATACTGAAGTAacctaaacattttttttaacctAAACATGTTTCTTATAACGAATGGAGCAAAAGACACTAAATAACAAAAACCCATACCATAATCCTTGCAGGATAATAAAATGATACATTTACAAACTGAACATGCCCTGCAAACCTCTGTAACTTAACTCCTGTATGAAAATGGAAGCACTATTAAACATTATCTAATTCCATACCAGAGGAGTAAGGGGAACTTAGCAATGACTTACCTTTGGCTAAGAATTGGTCACTGGGCAAAAGATTCATCAGTTGGAAAACTTTCTCAGATGCTCCAATGGACTGCAGTAATGATGATAAGCTGTTTGTCACCCTCCAAGTAGCATAAATCAACCACTCACAGTATAATACATACTTAGTAAGTTGCTCAACAGTTACACCACAATTGAGAAGAGACATCCCTCCTAACAGCACCGCAAATACCTGAGCAAATTGTATtgagaaaacaaaaataaataagatattTGTATCTTATATAATGACTTAAAAAAATATGCAGTGCGTCAAAAACTTCTGAATCATTGGTCAGTTTTCGAAGGTTTAGGTTTGTCATGAACTAACCATCTCAAAAGCTTTTGCTAGGTGAAGACACGTAAATGGTTTTATATAATTTCTAACAAGCCCCTTATGGGCTTCacccaaaaaagaaagaaaaccacCTAAAAGAGGGGGATGAAGGAAATATTTTTCCTCTCATTCTAATAAAAGTTATAGAAACTGAACAAAAGTACACTAAGATAAAGGATAACTCTACTCTTTTTCCCCATTTTTCTAAGGGGTACACCCCTCATATCAATAGTAATTTCCTAAAATACCCTCTGTTTTATTGTTTACCAATATCTAAAACCCAGTACACCTTTTTGGTAATATCGCACCGCGAACTGCAACCCGGTAGAGCTTAAAAATCCAAATTGCTTCCAGGTTCTTATTCCCAGTACAGCTTTTGGTAATTTATACACCGGAAACTTAAGATCTCGCAATTTAATTTGAATAGTACCGCATTTTTAAAAATCCGGTAGTATACATTAATATTGCCGGGACTTAAAACCCAGTAAGTCAGTAACGATATGGATTTTTATATTCCAGAACAGTATCCCTAACAATACCGGGAAATGGAAAATCCAGTAGTTTATTTTTCCCAACTTTCTATGTACCAAACTTTTGAATTTCCTGTAATTTCTAAATTATGCATTACCGGCTTTTAGAACCTGGTAATGTGTTTTTGACATACTAGGTTTTAGAACCCGGAAtttaaacatatatataccAGAACTTTGAAACTCCGCTAGATGAGTTTTTAACATCAAACCGGGTAAAATGTAGATATGCTTCACCAATTCCACCGCTGAACTTATTGGCTGAGGGAAAGTTGAGCAAGTTATGGTTAGGGAAAATGGTGGGGAGTGAGGGTAAGAGAAAATGGCGGGGAATGATGGTGAGGGGGTGAGAAAGTTTTGGGATGCTAAAAAGAAGGGGGGTGCAAAATGGGGTGTTAATaacaaccccccccccccccctttcttaAAATATGTAGCGTGAAGAAACTAAAGCATGCAATTATTGGTTACAACTATGAATTATTTAACAAGGTTGATGAGCCAAACCTGAGTTGAACGGTAAAGGGAGTTAAAGCTCAGGTTCCAGAGCCCATAAGCCACACTCTCTCGACCACTTATTAATGCTAATCTCTGTAGCCATTGCTTGTACCTGATTACATATAGTATAGGTATTTTGAATATCAAGTAGTAACAATTTACCCAAATGTATTATATTGCATAAATATTCCAGTATCACACCAGGATGCATAAATGAGTTCATTTCCTATCAGCTAAAGCTTTCAAAATGGCTCCTAGTTAGTAATTTAACACTGTTTGTTACAATAATACAATGTCAGATTTTAAAGAGTCAATAATTCTTCTTCAAGCAAGTCCTTTATACCTATCGATTTAATGCAGTTTTGTCTTCTGAGTTGTACTTTGTTTAATATTGTGGAACAGGGGAACATAAAATGAACCTATCACACCAGGATGCATAAATGAGTTCATTTCCTATCAGCTAAAGCTTTCAAAATAGCTCCTAGTTCGTAATTTAACACTGTTTGTTACAATAATACAATGTCAGATTTTAAAGAGTCAATAATTCTTCTTCAAGCAAGTCCTTTATACCTATCGATTTAATGCAGTTTTGTCTTCTGAGTTGTACTTTGTTTAATATTGTGGAACAGGGGAACATAAAATGAACCTATCACACCAGGATGCATAAATGAGTTCATTTCCTATCAGCTAAAGCTTTCAAAATAGCTCGTAGTTAGTAATTTAACACTGTTTGTTACAATAATACAATGTCAGATTTTAAAGAGTCAATAATTCTTCTTCAAGCAAGTCCTTTATACCTATCGATTTAATGCAGTTTTGTCTTCTGAGTTGTACTTTGTTTAATATTGTGGAACAGGGGAACATAAAATGAACCGTAAGAGCCTTGAACTTGGCACACACGGTCAGGTTCTGGGCTTCCTGTCTAATacagtttgaactttgaatctTTAGGATGTCTATGATACATATGAGATATTTTACCATGCTTTATAAGTAACATCAAGTCAAATATAGCCCATAAACAAAACAAAGCACCTTTCAAATTCTTGTTTTGCTGTTCCATACACTCTGACAATTCTTATCAAAGTAAGTGTTTCCTGAGCTACCTGtaatagaaaaatatattaataattaaaataagatTCAGGTCACTATTCTAGGAATAATATATACCACTATAACACGTATACGTCATTGGCACAGGCTGTGAAATCTTGGGTTAACTTTGCTGCTTTTCTTTGGTACCTATTAAGATAACAAATGCATGCTTTAGACAAATCAGCACTGCCAAGGTACGAAGAAAACGAGAGGCATATCTATGGTTGATTTAATCTGTAACCATTTGAGCAATAAGCACATGCAATGTACCTCACCTACAGCAAAACATATTTTTCATCTTTAAGTGCAACAAAGAAAACCATTCATCTAAGATACAATGTCCAGAAAAACTAATACGTCATTAAGTTTGTCATGCCACTCCTATCTAACACAAAATTAAAACAAACTAGAACTAGAACTCTAATTAACGAAAAATTACAAACTAAGAGTCTAAGACTAACACCAAGTTCATGATTATGTGCATGTCAGCAGTCTACTGGCATAAGTTCATTGCACGAGAAGGTTATGCAATAAATTGTGTTTATCTACTATATCATTTCAATAAGCAAACAATAACAGAAAGGATGCAGAACTTAACAATTTACAGAAACCAGCTAGGAAGCCAAGCAAAAGGGAaggaaatattaataaaatttagaatacatcagaaaaaaattaaacagcATATCTAGTCCCATGATGTCTATGTATCTctgtaaaaataaataatgagaGAAAAACTTGAGGCTTAGACAAATTCAAGAAAACACGTTTTTTTGGGAGGGGATAAAAGAAGAATTTCACTAAGATTAACGAGAAGATTAATAATGAGAGATAGAAGGCTACGAGATCTCTTAAAAAGATGACAATAAAAGGAGGCCCACTACCCAATCCCTTAACCTAAACCAGAAAATTTTGTGATACTTACCGGCCATAAATCAGGAATATTGTAGATAACATAGAACAAATCACCAATGCAGATAATGCCAGAGGCCAAGATAAAGCCAGCAAATTAATTATTGCTCCTGTTCCCTAtacatcaaacaaaaaaaacagaTAATGCAAGAAAAATATAAGATCAACAGATTAATCCAAAACATTAATATTGTAAGAATTAAGACCTGCAAAGTGTTGCGTAATATCAACTGAAGATCATTTCCTATAACGTGAGATAGTCGTTGACAATCTGCTGCAAGTCTGCTTGTCAAGGCACCAACTTTTTCTTTATCGAAATAGGATATGTCCTACATAACAGATAATACAACCATAAGATAACcataagaaaagaagaaaaaaaatagaaaatcaaCACAAATAAATAACCAAGAAATGCTAAAAAAACACCCTTTCGCCCATGTCTTTTCACTTTGTATAATGCATACCTGAAAAAGAATGGCTGTATATAAATTTTCTCGCAGACGCCTTACCTGAAAATTGATGCATGGAGCATTGGATGGTTATGAGCTCTGAATTAGACAACAACAACTGTgcttaacaaaataaaacaaaagcaCTAATCTGTATTGGAGGGGACAAACTAACTCTAAGATAGCAATAATTGTTAgaaataataacataaaatcATTCTTGTGCCTTCGCCGaataacttaagcttttggggcAGTTGGTtaatgacatggtatcagagcttctgTGACCAAATGGTATGAGTTCAATCCTTGCTGTCCCCAATTATGCTAATAACAAATTGAATTTCAGTTTAAGTGGAACAGTATTGACAAGGCAAGATAAAAGGAATATAGATTCCTATTATAAATCAGAACTAAAAACTCAGGATATGTCTTGTCAATATTTGACCAACAAACAATAAACCAACAGCATGAACAAGAATAACCAAAGTTACATGTGTTTTCTCTAACACGTCCTTATCAAACAATCTCTTTCTACTGTTAAAGACTGGCCTGAGCATCATTCTAGATGAGCTCTACTAACTATCGTCCAGCATAAAATGTAAAATGATCCATAATTCCATATCAATGGCATGGGTGGGATGGACAAAAAACATCCTAGCATATAAAAGCTGAAGCATCCACAAAGATAATTGGAAATAGGTGAGATCAAGGAACACTCACCAAGGTCACATTCAAAATTCCAAAGCAGCCACTTCGCAGACCACTGAAATTAAAATGAGAGAACTAAATAACCACCCTCTCAATCCTAATACTGAAACATAAAACAAATAGTTCATTTCAAGATAAAGAAATTAATTGTGTCAAGCGTTCTTTTTTTGGACAATGGCAGAATTAGCACAAACAAAAAGGTGTTTAACATAAGGTTTTATCTCCTAACATTCAGGTCACGAGTTTTCAGAGTTCAGAGACAAGTAGCCTTCAACTTTTACACTGTGACGTGAACCGAGTTACTTCTGGACAAGCTCCTTGTTTATACTAGGGTGCACTAGGCTGGTTGGGTAACTTTAATATTACTAGAGGTTTTGGGAAAAGTGACCACACAAAAGTTAGGCAAAGAAATGAAGGCTATAAGAATCACCTGCATATCCCTGAAGAGAAACACAGAAGAACCAAAAAGAGTGCATTCCTAGAGAAGGCAACAGTCTTACCACTCTGTgctgaaaatattgatgctgcCAATATACTTGGCATGGTGATTTCTGAAAGCTGCATCAGCAGAATAAGAAAAAGGATTGGGAATAAATACTAAATTAATAGATTGGGAAAAACATGGGAAATATGACGAAGCTACCATACAATACTACACATTTACTTGCATAAGTCATTTTATGATACCAGTGCTTTTACCACCCatttataaaacaaaacattttaAAGTACAAGATCTGATATGATAATAAATACTATCTCAGTCACCAAAATGATGGTGTGCTCAGCTCACTGAATTGTACATTTAAAATCACACTGGTGTTGAATGATACTACACGAAGCATTCATTGCAAGATAAGACAATAATaagaacatcatcatcatcatcatcatcataataataataataataataataataataataataattgttatttaaaaaaatatcaatttttcT
This is a stretch of genomic DNA from Lotus japonicus ecotype B-129 chromosome 1, LjGifu_v1.2. It encodes these proteins:
- the LOC130729575 gene encoding ABC transporter B family member 26, chloroplastic-like isoform X2 — encoded protein: MMLMRRRCSPLSGECGSWLPMSSGLRLWRLGHLLSLLGLRSGCFGILNVTLVRRLRENLYTAILFQDISYFDKEKVGALTSRLAADCQRLSHVIGNDLQLILRNTLQGTGAIINLLALSWPLALSALVICSMLSTIFLIYGRYQRKAAKLTQDFTACANDVAQETLTLIRIVRVYGTAKQEFERYKQWLQRLALISGRESVAYGLWNLSFNSLYRSTQVFAVLLGGMSLLNCGVTVEQLTKYVLYCEWLIYATWRVTNSLSSLLQSIGASEKVFQLMNLLPSDQFLAKGVKLQRFAGHVQFVNVSFYYPARIMMPVLECLNFSVEANQVVAIVGLSGSGKSTLVNLLLRLYEPSSGQIYIDGFPLKELDIRWLRQNIGFVAQEPHLFHMDIKSNIKYGCPGNIKQEDIERAAKQACVHDFISSLPNGYETLVDDNALSGGQKQRIAIARAVLRDPVIMILDEATSALDSESEHYIKDVLYSLKDESKSRTIFIIAHRLSTIKAADKILVMDDGRIVEMGNHEELLLNDGLYAKLNKIQDDNLT
- the LOC130729575 gene encoding ABC transporter B family member 26, chloroplastic-like isoform X3; amino-acid sequence: MSSGLRLWRLGHLLSLLFQKSPCQVYWQHQYFQHRVVRRLRENLYTAILFQDISYFDKEKVGALTSRLAADCQRLSHVIGNDLQLILRNTLQGTGAIINLLALSWPLALSALVICSMLSTIFLIYGRYQRKAAKLTQDFTACANDVAQETLTLIRIVRVYGTAKQEFERYKQWLQRLALISGRESVAYGLWNLSFNSLYRSTQVFAVLLGGMSLLNCGVTVEQLTKYVLYCEWLIYATWRVTNSLSSLLQSIGASEKVFQLMNLLPSDQFLAKGVKLQRFAGHVQFVNVSFYYPARIMMPVLECLNFSVEANQVVAIVGLSGSGKSTLVNLLLRLYEPSSGQIYIDGFPLKELDIRWLRQNIGFVAQEPHLFHMDIKSNIKYGCPGNIKQEDIERAAKQACVHDFISSLPNGYETLVDDNALSGGQKQRIAIARAVLRDPVIMILDEATSALDSESEHYIKDVLYSLKDESKSRTIFIIAHRLSTIKAADKILVMDDGRIVEMGNHEELLLNDGLYAKLNKIQDDNLT